The DNA window TGAGCCTGTAATTGCCGATACTAAGCCCGTGGTGATGGAGTTGGAGGCGGGCGATTATTACTGGTGCACCTGCGGCCAGTCAACGAACCAGCCCTTCTGCAACGGTGCCCACAAAGGTACCGAATTCACGCCAATGAAATTTACC is part of the Leptolyngbya subtilissima AS-A7 genome and encodes:
- a CDS encoding CDGSH iron-sulfur domain-containing protein; this encodes MAEPVIADTKPVVMELEAGDYYWCTCGQSTNQPFCNGAHKGTEFTPMKFTLEEKKQVALCACKYTQNAPFCDGSHVKL